From a single Mycolicibacterium mengxianglii genomic region:
- the purS gene encoding phosphoribosylformylglycinamidine synthase subunit PurS, with the protein MARVVVHVMPKAEILDPQGQAIVGALGRLGHGGISDVRQGKRFELEVDDSVSDDALAEIAESLLANTVIEDWTVTREPA; encoded by the coding sequence GTGGCCCGGGTAGTTGTTCATGTGATGCCCAAGGCCGAGATTCTCGACCCGCAGGGCCAGGCGATCGTCGGCGCTCTGGGCCGACTCGGACATGGTGGCATCTCAGATGTCCGGCAGGGCAAGCGGTTCGAACTCGAAGTCGATGACAGTGTCAGTGATGATGCGCTCGCCGAGATCGCCGAATCCCTGCTGGCGAACACTGTGATCGAAGACTGGACCGTGACGAGGGAGCCCGCGTGA
- a CDS encoding phosphoribosylaminoimidazolesuccinocarboxamide synthase has translation MRPALSDYQHLASGKVRELYRIDDEHLLFVASDRISAFDYILDSEIPDKGRILTAMSVFFFDLIDAPNHLAGPPDDPRIPNDVLGRALVVRRLQMLPVECVARGYLTGSGLLDYQATGSVCGIALPPGLGEASKFAEPIFTPASKAELGDHDENITFDQVIDKVGAERAGQLRDQTLQIYSQAADHALTKGIIIADTKFEFGVDEDGSLCLADEVFTPDSSRYWPADTYQQGVAQPSFDKQFVRNWLTGPDSGWDRNGSQAPPPLPTEIVDATRSRYIEAYERISGLDFADWIGPNA, from the coding sequence ATGCGTCCTGCTCTGTCCGATTATCAGCACCTGGCCAGCGGCAAGGTCCGCGAGCTCTACCGCATCGACGACGAACACCTGCTGTTCGTGGCCTCGGACCGGATCTCGGCGTTCGACTACATCCTCGACAGCGAGATCCCCGACAAGGGCCGGATCCTGACCGCGATGAGCGTGTTCTTCTTCGACCTGATCGACGCGCCGAATCATCTGGCCGGGCCACCCGATGACCCGCGCATCCCGAACGACGTGCTGGGCCGCGCGCTGGTGGTGCGCCGACTACAGATGCTGCCCGTCGAATGCGTGGCTCGTGGCTACCTCACCGGTTCGGGACTGCTGGATTACCAGGCAACCGGTTCGGTGTGCGGGATCGCCCTGCCGCCCGGCCTGGGGGAGGCGAGCAAGTTCGCCGAGCCGATCTTCACCCCGGCAAGCAAGGCCGAGCTCGGCGACCACGACGAGAACATCACCTTCGACCAGGTGATCGACAAGGTGGGTGCCGAGCGCGCCGGCCAGCTGCGCGACCAGACGTTGCAGATCTATTCGCAGGCCGCCGATCACGCTCTGACGAAGGGCATCATCATCGCCGACACCAAGTTCGAGTTCGGCGTCGACGAAGACGGCAGCCTCTGCCTGGCCGACGAGGTGTTCACCCCAGACTCGTCGCGGTACTGGCCCGCCGACACCTATCAGCAGGGCGTCGCGCAGCCCAGTTTCGACAAGCAGTTCGTCCGTAACTGGCTCACCGGGCCGGACTCGGGATGGGACCGCAACGGGTCTCAAGCTCCGCCGCCATTGCCCACCGAAATCGTCGACGCCACCCGAAGCCGTTACATCGAGGCCTACGAACGCATTTCGGGACTCGACTTCGCCGACTGGATTGGACCGAACGCATGA
- a CDS encoding S9 family peptidase, which yields MSATPPVAKRVDTRREFHGDVFVDPYEWLREKTDPEVIAYLEAENAYADDITAPLEPLRQRIFDEIKARTKETDLSVPTRRGDYWYYGRSFEGKQYGVHCRCPVSDPDDWTPPSLDENTEVPGELVLLDENLEAEGHEFFSLGAASVSLDGNILAYSVDVLGDERYTLRFKDLRTGERYADEIAGIGAGVTWAADSETVYYTTVDDAWRPDTVWRHRLGSGQPGQKVFHEPDEKFWVGVGRTRSNAYVLIAAGSAITSEVFYADASDTTAEFTSILPRREGVEYSVDHAVVGGEDRFLILHNDNAVNFTLTEAPVSDPTAARTLIPHRDDVRIEGVDAFAGHLVVSYRREALPRIQLWPISAEGAYAAPEELSFESELMSAGLGGNPNWDAPRLRIAATSFVIPVRVYDMDLATGERTLLREQPVLGDYRPEEYTERRDWAVAPDGTRVPVSVVSRADIELPAPALLYGYGAYESCEDPRFSIARLSLLDRGMVFAVAHVRGGGEMGRLWYEHGKLLEKRNTFTDFIAVAQHLVETGLTRPQNLVALGGSAGGLLMGAVANMAPQSFAGILAQVPFVDPLTTILDPSLPLTVTEWDEWGNPIEDGDVYAYMKSYSPYENVAAIDYPPILAMTSLNDTRVYYVEPAKWVAALRHTKTDQHPVLLKTQMTAGHGGISGRYERWKEVAFQYAWLLATADPDRYGSGQVNDLGD from the coding sequence ATGAGCGCCACCCCTCCCGTCGCCAAACGCGTCGACACCCGTCGCGAATTCCACGGTGACGTCTTCGTCGACCCCTACGAGTGGCTGCGCGAGAAGACCGACCCCGAGGTGATCGCCTACCTGGAGGCCGAGAACGCCTACGCCGACGACATCACCGCCCCGCTGGAACCGTTGCGCCAGCGCATCTTCGATGAGATCAAAGCCAGGACCAAAGAGACCGACCTGTCGGTGCCCACCCGTCGGGGCGACTACTGGTACTACGGCCGAAGCTTCGAGGGAAAGCAGTACGGGGTGCACTGCCGTTGCCCGGTCAGCGATCCGGACGACTGGACACCGCCGAGCCTCGACGAAAACACCGAGGTGCCGGGAGAGCTGGTCCTGCTCGACGAGAACTTGGAAGCAGAAGGACATGAGTTCTTCTCCCTCGGCGCCGCCAGTGTGAGCCTGGATGGCAACATCCTGGCGTATTCGGTCGACGTGCTGGGCGACGAGCGATACACCCTGCGGTTCAAGGACTTACGCACCGGTGAACGGTATGCCGATGAGATCGCCGGGATCGGCGCCGGGGTCACCTGGGCGGCCGACAGCGAAACCGTCTACTACACCACCGTGGATGACGCGTGGCGCCCGGACACAGTGTGGCGCCACCGGCTGGGCAGTGGCCAGCCGGGGCAGAAGGTGTTCCACGAACCGGACGAGAAGTTCTGGGTCGGAGTCGGGCGTACCCGTAGCAATGCCTACGTGCTGATCGCGGCGGGTTCGGCGATCACGTCAGAGGTGTTCTACGCCGATGCGTCCGATACCACAGCCGAGTTCACCAGCATTCTTCCGCGCCGCGAAGGCGTCGAGTACTCGGTGGATCATGCCGTGGTCGGGGGTGAGGACCGGTTCCTCATCCTGCACAACGACAACGCGGTGAACTTCACCCTGACCGAGGCGCCCGTCAGCGATCCGACGGCCGCGCGGACCCTCATTCCGCACCGCGACGACGTCCGGATCGAAGGGGTCGACGCCTTCGCCGGACATCTGGTGGTGAGTTATCGGCGCGAAGCGCTGCCACGGATCCAGTTGTGGCCCATCAGCGCTGAGGGCGCATACGCCGCACCAGAGGAACTGTCATTCGAGTCCGAACTGATGTCGGCCGGTCTGGGGGGCAACCCGAACTGGGACGCCCCGCGACTGCGGATCGCCGCGACGTCGTTCGTCATCCCGGTGCGCGTGTACGACATGGACCTCGCGACGGGGGAGCGGACGCTGCTGCGCGAGCAACCCGTGCTGGGTGACTACCGGCCCGAGGAGTACACCGAGCGTCGGGACTGGGCGGTGGCCCCGGACGGCACCCGCGTGCCGGTGTCGGTGGTCAGCCGGGCTGACATCGAATTGCCCGCTCCAGCACTGCTGTACGGGTACGGCGCCTATGAATCGTGTGAGGATCCGCGATTCTCGATCGCCCGGTTGTCGCTGCTGGACCGCGGCATGGTGTTCGCTGTGGCCCACGTGCGCGGTGGCGGTGAGATGGGCAGGCTGTGGTACGAACACGGAAAGCTGCTCGAAAAGCGAAACACCTTCACCGATTTCATCGCAGTGGCCCAGCATCTGGTCGAGACCGGTCTGACCCGCCCACAGAACCTGGTGGCCCTCGGTGGCAGTGCCGGCGGTCTGCTGATGGGTGCGGTGGCCAACATGGCGCCGCAGTCCTTCGCCGGGATCCTGGCCCAGGTGCCGTTCGTCGATCCGCTGACCACGATCCTGGACCCGTCACTGCCGTTGACGGTCACCGAATGGGACGAGTGGGGCAACCCCATCGAGGACGGCGACGTCTACGCCTACATGAAGTCCTACTCGCCGTACGAGAATGTCGCGGCTATCGACTACCCGCCGATCCTGGCGATGACATCGCTGAACGACACCCGGGTGTACTACGTCGAGCCGGCCAAATGGGTTGCCGCACTGCGGCACACCAAAACCGATCAGCATCCGGTGCTGTTGAAGACCCAGATGACCGCCGGGCACGGCGGGATCAGTGGCCGTTACGAACGCTGGAAGGAAGTGGCGTTCCAGTACGCATGGCTACTGGCCACCGCCGACCCTGACCGTTACGGCAGTGGCCAAGTGAACGACCTCGGCGACTGA
- a CDS encoding ATPase, producing MVRLIMAGLLVGCALVVAPVGGALPTESCPPTCDRIPATAWPAPGSLPMDTSSHWPLLAGLAAPVRNPRFYFEELCASPQRDDDPRRYVVAAKTEVAAPPGQWQLRAQVLHWRGETWRGGQLVTSVFDQAVADLRNCQAAAPQFSPSITTSDGDRMAAVISGPQVVHQYLVAHPQSSTISELVLWVTPPPGRVVTEPWNPLPDARVLDAMADPLCGAYLSSCG from the coding sequence ATGGTCCGTCTGATCATGGCTGGTCTGTTGGTGGGATGCGCGTTGGTGGTGGCGCCGGTGGGCGGTGCGCTGCCCACCGAGAGCTGTCCGCCGACCTGTGATCGCATTCCGGCTACCGCCTGGCCGGCGCCGGGGAGTCTGCCGATGGACACCAGCTCACACTGGCCGCTGCTGGCCGGGCTGGCAGCACCCGTGCGCAACCCGAGGTTCTACTTCGAGGAGTTGTGCGCGAGCCCACAACGCGACGACGATCCCCGTCGCTACGTGGTGGCGGCCAAGACCGAGGTGGCGGCTCCACCGGGGCAATGGCAGTTGCGGGCCCAGGTCCTGCACTGGCGTGGGGAGACGTGGCGCGGTGGGCAGCTGGTGACCTCGGTGTTCGACCAGGCGGTGGCCGATCTGCGTAACTGCCAGGCCGCCGCGCCGCAGTTCTCCCCGTCGATCACCACGTCGGACGGGGACCGGATGGCCGCCGTCATCTCCGGGCCGCAGGTTGTCCATCAGTACCTGGTGGCCCATCCGCAGAGCAGCACCATCTCCGAGCTTGTGCTGTGGGTCACCCCACCGCCGGGGCGTGTGGTCACCGAGCCGTGGAACCCGCTACCCGATGCGCGGGTGCTCGACGCCATGGCCGACCCGCTGTGCGGGGCCTACCTGTCGTCGTGTGGGTAG
- a CDS encoding DUF559 domain-containing protein: MLDDHLRRHDGVVTLKQALECGLSVSAVQRRVQSGHWQRYAQGVYHVNDQPFTIASRIRAAVWSYGDPAVASGLAAAWWHQLTDTAPDVVEVTVPRKSHGRARPGTRVRRRDLKAADVVERRGLQVTSLDLTALEAAVGRAGGPAIMDTALQRHTELPHLWGAQVRNKGRYGSPRARILLQGARDGARSQAERLFLQLLKTHNISGWTANHRVGDYVVDVAFVTPKIVVEIDGWAFHTDPERFEKDRRRQNALILMGWQVLRFTWRDLVERPDAVIAELKRVISARS, from the coding sequence GTGCTCGACGATCACTTGCGCCGCCACGACGGCGTCGTCACCTTGAAACAGGCGCTCGAATGCGGCCTCAGCGTCAGCGCTGTCCAGCGACGGGTGCAGTCCGGGCACTGGCAGCGCTACGCGCAGGGCGTCTACCACGTCAATGACCAGCCCTTCACCATTGCCTCGCGGATCCGGGCGGCCGTCTGGTCCTACGGCGACCCGGCAGTTGCCAGCGGGTTGGCCGCCGCGTGGTGGCATCAGCTCACCGACACCGCGCCCGATGTTGTTGAAGTGACCGTCCCCCGCAAGAGTCACGGCCGGGCGCGACCGGGCACCCGCGTTCGCCGGCGCGACCTCAAGGCCGCCGACGTCGTCGAACGTCGCGGTTTACAGGTCACGTCGCTCGACTTGACTGCGCTGGAAGCGGCCGTCGGGCGCGCTGGCGGACCCGCCATCATGGACACTGCGCTCCAGCGGCACACCGAGCTCCCGCACCTGTGGGGCGCGCAGGTCCGCAACAAGGGGCGCTACGGCTCGCCGCGGGCGCGCATCCTGCTGCAAGGCGCCCGGGACGGCGCGCGATCGCAGGCCGAGCGGCTGTTCCTGCAGCTGCTCAAGACCCACAACATCAGCGGCTGGACCGCGAACCACCGCGTCGGCGACTATGTGGTGGACGTGGCGTTCGTAACCCCGAAGATCGTTGTGGAGATCGACGGCTGGGCGTTCCACACCGATCCCGAGAGGTTCGAGAAGGACCGCAGGCGGCAGAACGCGCTCATCCTGATGGGTTGGCAGGTGCTGCGGTTCACCTGGCGGGACCTCGTCGAGCGTCCCGATGCGGTCATCGCCGAGCTCAAGCGTGTGATTTCGGCGCGCTCATGA
- a CDS encoding MBL fold metallo-hydrolase, translated as MELTHFGHSCLLANFPNTTVLFDPGNFSHGFEGITGLSAILITHQHPDHADPERLPALVKANPHAALYADPQTAAQLGGAWTAVNVGDEFSIGELTVRGVGGTHAVIHPEIPVVDNISYLVGDGEHPAKLMHPGDALFVPDEPVDVLATPAAAPWMKISEAVDYLRAVAPTHAVPIHQGIIAKEARGVYYGRLTEMTDTDFRVLQEESTLEL; from the coding sequence ATGGAACTGACGCATTTCGGGCATTCGTGCCTTCTCGCGAACTTCCCGAACACCACGGTCTTGTTCGACCCCGGCAATTTCTCCCATGGATTCGAGGGCATCACCGGGTTGTCGGCGATCCTGATCACCCATCAACACCCCGATCACGCGGATCCGGAGCGGCTGCCCGCACTGGTGAAGGCCAACCCGCACGCGGCGTTGTATGCCGACCCGCAGACCGCCGCTCAGCTGGGCGGAGCGTGGACCGCGGTGAACGTCGGTGACGAGTTCTCCATCGGCGAGCTCACCGTCCGCGGGGTCGGCGGTACGCATGCGGTCATCCACCCGGAAATACCTGTCGTGGACAATATTTCGTACCTGGTCGGCGACGGCGAGCATCCGGCGAAGTTGATGCACCCCGGTGACGCGTTGTTCGTTCCCGACGAGCCGGTTGACGTACTGGCCACCCCCGCAGCGGCACCCTGGATGAAGATCTCCGAGGCCGTCGACTATCTGCGCGCCGTGGCACCCACTCATGCGGTGCCCATCCACCAGGGCATCATCGCCAAGGAGGCACGGGGGGTCTACTACGGCCGTTTGACCGAGATGACCGACACCGACTTCCGGGTGCTGCAAGAAGAGTCGACTCTCGAGCTGTAG
- a CDS encoding glutathione peroxidase yields the protein MSLTDIPLTTLNGEPTSLADYADRAVLLVNVASKCGLTPQYSALEQLARDYADRGLTVIGVPCNQFMGQEPGSAEEIQTFCSTTYGVTFPLLAKIDVNGAERHPLYEELTKTPDASGAAGDVQWNFEKFLLAPGAKVVNRFRPQTVPDAPEVVSAIEAVLPE from the coding sequence ATGAGCCTGACCGACATCCCATTGACCACGCTGAACGGCGAGCCGACCTCGCTGGCCGACTACGCCGACCGTGCGGTGCTGCTGGTCAACGTGGCGTCCAAATGCGGTCTGACACCGCAGTACAGCGCCCTCGAACAGCTGGCACGCGACTACGCTGACCGGGGTCTGACCGTGATCGGCGTGCCGTGCAACCAGTTCATGGGGCAGGAACCGGGCAGTGCCGAGGAAATTCAGACGTTCTGCTCCACCACCTACGGAGTCACGTTCCCGCTGTTGGCCAAGATCGACGTCAACGGTGCCGAGCGGCACCCGCTCTACGAGGAACTGACGAAGACGCCCGATGCCTCGGGCGCGGCCGGCGACGTGCAGTGGAACTTCGAGAAGTTCCTGCTCGCCCCCGGCGCCAAGGTGGTCAACCGGTTCCGTCCGCAGACCGTCCCCGACGCCCCCGAGGTGGTCAGCGCCATCGAAGCCGTCCTGCCCGAATAG
- a CDS encoding DUF2334 domain-containing protein: MAGQLIVSVSGLDTRTLPHAIGFSEQLRARSVPLSLFVAPRLKGGYRLDGDRPTADWLTERRSAGDAIVLHGYDEAATKHRRSEFAVLQAHEANLRLMAADRILEHLGLRTRLFAAPGWMVSPGVTMALPRNGFRLLAGLSGITDMIREATVRTRVLGIGAGFLAEPWWCRTLVLSADRTARRGGIVRLAVSARQLHEPGPRQAVLDAVDLALMHGCTPTVYRWTPRPALLDAA, translated from the coding sequence ATGGCAGGGCAGCTGATCGTCTCGGTCTCCGGGCTCGACACCCGCACGCTGCCCCATGCGATCGGGTTCAGCGAGCAACTTCGCGCGCGGTCGGTCCCGCTGTCGTTGTTCGTGGCGCCGCGGCTCAAGGGCGGCTACAGACTCGACGGGGACAGGCCGACCGCGGACTGGCTGACCGAGCGCCGCTCCGCCGGTGACGCGATCGTCCTGCACGGCTACGACGAAGCGGCCACCAAGCACCGCCGCAGTGAATTCGCGGTACTGCAGGCGCACGAGGCGAATCTGCGGCTGATGGCCGCCGACCGCATACTCGAGCACCTCGGCCTGCGCACCCGGCTGTTTGCCGCGCCCGGCTGGATGGTGTCGCCTGGAGTGACAATGGCATTGCCCCGCAACGGGTTCCGGTTGCTTGCAGGTTTGTCGGGCATCACCGACATGATCCGGGAGGCCACCGTACGCACCAGGGTCCTGGGCATCGGGGCGGGCTTCCTCGCCGAACCGTGGTGGTGCCGAACCCTGGTGCTCTCCGCTGATCGGACCGCGCGCCGCGGCGGTATCGTCCGCCTCGCGGTGTCCGCTCGGCAGTTGCACGAACCGGGCCCGCGACAGGCCGTGCTCGACGCCGTGGATCTGGCCCTGATGCACGGCTGCACGCCCACGGTCTACCGGTGGACACCGCGTCCTGCCCTTTTGGATGCCGCGTAG
- the purB gene encoding adenylosuccinate lyase, producing the protein MSIPNVLASRYASPEMTAIWSPEAKIVAERRLWLAVLRAQSELGVPVPSGVVEDYERVLEDVDLASIAARERVTRHDVKARIEEFNALAGHEHVHKGMTSRDLTENVEQLQIRRSLELVFSHGVAVAARLAERAVTYRDLVMAGRSHNVAAQATTLGKRFASAAQETLFALERVRELIDRYPLRGIKGPMGTAQDMLDLFDGDAARLSSLETRVASFLGFSAVLDSVGQVYPRSLDHDVVSALVQLGAGPSSFAHTVRLMAGHELVTEGFAPGQVGSSAMPHKMNTRSCERVNGLQVVLRGYASMVAELAGAQWNEGDVFCSVVRRVALPDAFYAIDGQIETFLTVLDEFGAYPAVIQRELDRYLPFLATTRILIAAVRAGVGRETAHEVIKEHAVAVALAMREKGLEPDLLDRLAADDRLPLDRAALDAALADKAAFTGAAGDQVDQVVSAVEELVARYPEAAKYAPGAIL; encoded by the coding sequence GTGAGTATCCCCAACGTCCTGGCCTCCCGGTACGCCAGCCCCGAGATGACGGCGATCTGGTCACCCGAGGCAAAGATCGTCGCTGAACGACGGCTGTGGCTGGCGGTACTGCGCGCCCAGTCCGAGCTGGGTGTCCCCGTTCCCTCCGGTGTCGTCGAGGACTACGAGCGCGTCCTCGAAGACGTCGACCTGGCCTCCATCGCCGCCCGGGAACGCGTGACCCGCCACGACGTGAAGGCGCGCATCGAGGAGTTCAACGCACTCGCCGGCCATGAGCACGTGCACAAGGGCATGACCAGCCGGGACCTCACCGAGAACGTCGAGCAGCTGCAGATCCGCCGCTCCCTGGAGTTGGTGTTCTCCCACGGGGTGGCGGTGGCGGCCCGGTTGGCCGAGCGCGCCGTGACCTACCGCGACCTGGTGATGGCCGGACGTTCGCACAATGTCGCCGCCCAGGCCACCACCTTGGGGAAGCGGTTCGCCTCCGCGGCGCAGGAGACGTTGTTCGCGTTGGAGCGCGTTCGCGAGCTGATCGACCGCTACCCGCTGCGCGGCATCAAGGGGCCGATGGGCACTGCCCAGGACATGCTGGACCTGTTCGACGGTGACGCTGCCCGGCTGTCGTCGCTGGAGACGCGGGTTGCTTCCTTCTTGGGCTTCTCCGCGGTGCTCGACAGCGTGGGTCAGGTGTATCCGCGCTCACTGGACCACGACGTGGTGTCCGCGCTGGTGCAGCTGGGCGCCGGACCGTCGTCGTTTGCGCACACCGTGCGGCTGATGGCCGGCCACGAGCTGGTCACCGAAGGGTTCGCGCCCGGCCAGGTCGGGTCGTCGGCCATGCCGCACAAGATGAACACCCGCTCCTGTGAACGCGTCAACGGACTCCAGGTGGTGCTGCGCGGCTACGCGTCGATGGTCGCGGAACTCGCTGGGGCGCAATGGAATGAGGGCGACGTGTTCTGCTCGGTGGTGCGCCGGGTGGCGCTGCCGGACGCCTTCTACGCCATCGACGGACAGATCGAGACCTTCCTGACGGTGCTCGACGAATTCGGCGCCTACCCCGCGGTGATCCAGCGGGAGCTGGACCGGTACCTGCCATTCCTGGCCACCACGCGCATCCTGATCGCCGCGGTGCGCGCCGGCGTGGGCCGCGAAACGGCGCACGAAGTGATCAAGGAACATGCCGTCGCGGTGGCGTTGGCGATGCGGGAAAAAGGCTTGGAACCTGATCTGCTGGACCGGTTGGCCGCCGATGACCGGCTGCCGCTGGACCGCGCGGCTCTGGACGCCGCACTGGCGGATAAAGCAGCGTTCACCGGAGCGGCGGGCGATCAGGTGGACCAGGTGGTGAGCGCCGTCGAAGAGCTGGTGGCGCGTTACCCCGAGGCCGCGAAGTACGCCCCCGGCGCGATTCTGTAA
- a CDS encoding FAD-binding dehydrogenase: MDADVIVVGAGIAGLVAACELVERGKRVLVVEQENEANLGGQAFWSFGGLFFVDSPEQRRLGIRDSHELALQDWLGTAGFDRPEDYWPRQWAHAYVDFAAGEKRSWLRERGHQIFPLVGWAERGGYDARGHGNSVPRFHITWGTGPGLVEVFARRLRDNPRVRFAHRHQVDELIIEQSAVVGVRGTVLEPSTTARGVASSRNSVGEFEFRASAVVVTSGGIGANLELIRKNWPPRMGRVPDQLLAGVPAHVDGRMISITESIGARVINRDRMWHYTEGITNYDPIWPNHGIRILPGPSSLWLDATGKRLPGPLYPGFDTLGTLEHIVRSGHDYTWFILNARIIEKEFSLSGQEQNPDLTERDVRKVLQRVRPGPPPPVQAFVDRGADFVSAGTLRELVTAMNGIPEVEQLDFATVEAEVTARDREVANGYTKDGQITAIRGARGYLADRITRVVAPHRLTDPKAGPMIAVKLHILTRKTLGGLETDLDARVLADGGTAIPGLYAAGEVAGFGGGGVHGYRSLEGTFLGGCIFSGRAAGRGAARDIA, encoded by the coding sequence ATGGACGCTGACGTCATCGTGGTCGGGGCCGGTATCGCGGGGCTGGTAGCCGCCTGTGAACTGGTCGAACGGGGTAAGCGGGTACTCGTCGTCGAGCAGGAGAACGAAGCCAATCTGGGCGGCCAGGCGTTCTGGTCCTTCGGCGGGCTGTTCTTTGTGGACAGCCCCGAACAGCGCCGCCTGGGTATCCGGGACAGTCACGAACTCGCGCTGCAGGATTGGCTCGGCACCGCCGGGTTCGACCGGCCGGAGGATTACTGGCCCCGGCAGTGGGCGCACGCGTACGTCGATTTCGCCGCCGGGGAGAAACGCAGTTGGCTGCGGGAACGCGGCCACCAGATATTCCCGCTGGTGGGCTGGGCTGAACGCGGCGGTTACGACGCCCGCGGCCATGGCAACTCGGTGCCCCGGTTCCACATCACCTGGGGCACCGGCCCCGGATTGGTCGAGGTCTTCGCGCGACGGCTGCGGGACAACCCGCGGGTGCGTTTCGCCCACCGCCACCAGGTCGACGAGCTGATCATCGAACAGAGCGCCGTGGTGGGTGTCCGTGGCACTGTGCTGGAACCGTCGACCACGGCACGAGGTGTCGCCTCGTCGCGGAATTCAGTGGGTGAGTTCGAATTTCGAGCGTCTGCGGTAGTCGTCACCAGCGGCGGTATCGGGGCGAATCTGGAGTTGATCCGCAAGAACTGGCCGCCGCGGATGGGACGAGTGCCCGATCAGCTACTGGCCGGGGTGCCCGCGCACGTCGACGGCCGGATGATCAGCATCACCGAGTCGATCGGTGCGCGGGTGATCAACCGGGACCGGATGTGGCACTACACCGAGGGCATCACCAACTACGACCCGATCTGGCCCAACCACGGCATCCGGATTCTGCCCGGCCCGTCGTCGTTGTGGCTGGACGCGACCGGTAAGCGCTTGCCCGGCCCGCTGTATCCGGGCTTCGACACCTTGGGCACCCTCGAACACATCGTCCGCTCCGGCCACGACTACACCTGGTTCATCCTCAATGCCCGGATCATCGAAAAGGAGTTCAGCCTTTCCGGCCAGGAGCAGAATCCCGACCTGACCGAACGTGACGTGCGCAAGGTGCTGCAGCGGGTACGGCCGGGCCCGCCGCCACCGGTGCAGGCCTTTGTCGACCGCGGCGCGGACTTCGTCAGCGCCGGCACCCTGCGCGAACTGGTCACCGCCATGAACGGCATCCCCGAGGTGGAACAGTTGGACTTCGCGACGGTGGAAGCCGAGGTGACAGCGCGGGACCGGGAGGTCGCCAACGGCTACACCAAGGACGGCCAAATCACCGCGATCCGCGGCGCGCGGGGATACCTCGCAGACCGGATCACCCGGGTGGTGGCGCCGCACCGGCTCACCGACCCCAAGGCCGGGCCGATGATCGCGGTGAAACTGCACATCCTGACGCGGAAAACGTTGGGCGGCTTGGAAACCGATCTGGACGCGCGAGTGCTCGCGGACGGCGGCACTGCGATACCGGGGCTGTATGCCGCCGGCGAGGTGGCCGGCTTCGGCGGCGGCGGGGTGCACGGTTACCGGTCGCTGGAGGGCACCTTCCTGGGCGGGTGCATCTTCTCCGGTCGCGCCGCCGGCCGCGGCGCCGCCCGAGATATCGCGTAG